The Malus domestica chromosome 10, GDT2T_hap1 genome contains a region encoding:
- the LOC103446989 gene encoding 2-oxoglutarate-dependent dioxygenase 19-like — MEATVTSVNASEPKVASIKTLADSDALTSVPSEYAYIMDPNDKGDANDPEHSIPIIDFALLTSASPDERAQMIQKLGKACQEWGFFQVINHGVPESLMKQMIDACQRFFELPEEEKKEFHTKNLLDPIKCGTSFNVAIDKVRLWRDYLKVIAHPKFNSLYKPAGYSEVSLEFSKRTRAVATEILNGISESLGLEADYITKAMNWVRGCQILAANYYPACPQPDLAIGIPPHTDHGLVTLLIQNDMCGLEVKHNDQWVLVNAAPGAFIVNVGDQMQILTNDKYKSIWHRATVNNTATRVSIAVPHGPALDTPAVPIPELLEKEGEKAKYIGMTYEKFMELQASPAAYMMPCLDHLRVKDN, encoded by the exons ATGGAAGCTACAGTGACTTCAGTGAATGCATCTGAACCCAAGGTAGCAAGCATCAAAACCTTAGCCGACTCAGATGCTCTCACTTCTGTACCTTCCGAGTACGCCTACATCATGGATCCCAACGATAAGGGAGATGCAAACGACCCTGAACACTCAATCCCCATCATTGACTTTGCCCTTCTCACCTCTGCCTCCCCTGATGAACGGGCACAAATGATCCAGAAGCTAGGAAAAGCTTGCCAAGAATGGGGCTTCTTTCAG GTGATCAACCATGGTGTACCAGAGAGCCTGATGAAACAAATGATCGACGCGTGCCAAAGATTTTTTGAGCTAccggaggaggagaagaaggagtTCCATACAAAGAACCTGTTGGACCCAATCAAGTGCGGCACCAGCTTCAACGTCGCAATTGACAAAGTTCGTCTCTGGAGGGATTATCTCAAGGTCATCGCACACCCCAAATTCAACTCACTCTACAAACCTGCTGGGTACAGTGAAGTTTCATTGGAGTTCAGCAAAAGAACCCGTGCAGTGGCAACCGAAATATTGAATGGAATATCGGAGAGTTTGGGACTGGAGGCCGATTACATTACCAAGGCCATGAACTGGGTTCGGGGCTGCCAAATTCTGGCAGCGAACTACTACCCGGCTTGCCCACAGCCCGACCTGGCAATCGGTATTCCTCCTCATACAGATCATGGACTGGTGACGCTCCTGATTCAAAATGATATGTGTGGCCTTGAAGTCAAGCACAATGATCAGTGGGTCTTGGTGAATGCCGCCCCGGGTGCTTTTATTGTTAACGTTGGTGATCAAATGCAAATTCTAACAAACGACAAGTACAAGAGCATATGGCATCGAGCAACTGTGAACAACACAGCTACTAGGGTATCGATCGCCGTACCACATGGACCGGCACTCGACACGCCTGCTGTACCGATCCCGGAGTTGCTAGAAAAGGAAGGTGAAAAAGCGAAGTACATTGGAATGACGTATGAGAAATTCATGGAACTTCAGGCAAGCCCCGCTGCCTACATGATGCCTTGCTTGGATCACCTGCGGGTCAAGGACAATTGA